In Pseudofrankia saprophytica, one genomic interval encodes:
- a CDS encoding TetR/AcrR family transcriptional regulator, whose product MPTGVHLRDARQQLFDAAERVLLRAGPHGLTSRAVTDEAGCAKGVLHRHFTDFDAFLTELVLDRAAQLETRASELRESAGAGTVADNLTSALTTLFGPVPVAIIPLVTFRDELRARLRQARPGGGITILAQATAAISAYLADERDLGRIAADADIDSLTLSLVGGGHLLFADRDLGAPAPAIVNKLVTTVLADVVQRRPR is encoded by the coding sequence GCATCTTCGCGACGCGCGGCAGCAGCTGTTCGACGCCGCCGAACGCGTACTGCTGCGGGCCGGGCCGCATGGCCTGACCAGCCGGGCCGTCACCGACGAGGCGGGCTGCGCCAAGGGCGTCCTGCACCGGCACTTCACCGACTTCGACGCCTTCCTCACCGAACTCGTGCTCGATCGGGCCGCGCAGCTCGAGACACGGGCCAGCGAGCTGCGCGAGTCCGCCGGCGCCGGCACGGTGGCCGACAACCTCACCAGCGCGCTGACCACGCTGTTCGGGCCGGTTCCGGTGGCGATCATCCCGCTCGTCACCTTCCGGGACGAGCTACGCGCTCGGCTGCGGCAAGCCCGGCCGGGAGGCGGCATCACGATCCTCGCCCAGGCCACGGCCGCGATCTCCGCCTACCTGGCCGACGAGCGTGATCTCGGCCGTATCGCCGCCGATGCCGACATTGACTCGCTCACCCTCTCCCTGGTCGGTGGCGGGCATCTGCTGTTCGCGGACCGCGACCTGGGTGCGCCGGCCCCGGCAATCGTCAACAAGCTGGTGACAACGGTGCTCGCCGACGTCGTGCAACGGCGGCCACGCTGA
- a CDS encoding LacI family DNA-binding transcriptional regulator, which translates to MADVAQLAGVSHQTVSRVLNEHPNVREQTRLRVRAAMEQLGYRPNRAARALVTGRSQTVGIVAQNTALYGPTSILTAVERVVSRVGFAVGVASVPVLDRASIADAVARLLDQHVAGIVVIAPVVSANEALDDVPDDLPMAVIDGDPARPSRLVTVDQQLGARLATRCLLAAGHETVWHVSGPPDWFDSAERVVGWRQALVDAGAEVPPVLAADWSLGAGFEAGQLLARMPEARAVFAANDHLALGVMKALRQAGLSVPGDVSIVGFDDIPEAGYVSPPLTTVRPDFEAVAEQAVRLLLAQLDDPSPDGLPRLAPIPPSLVERESVAPPGRAAPRRRAGVARRSGGR; encoded by the coding sequence ATGGCGGACGTGGCCCAGTTGGCCGGCGTCTCACATCAGACGGTGTCGCGGGTGCTGAACGAGCACCCGAACGTCAGGGAGCAGACGCGCCTGCGGGTGCGCGCGGCGATGGAGCAGCTGGGGTACCGGCCGAACCGCGCGGCCAGGGCACTGGTCACCGGAAGGTCCCAGACCGTGGGGATCGTCGCGCAGAACACCGCGCTCTACGGGCCGACCTCGATCCTGACCGCGGTCGAGCGGGTGGTGAGCAGGGTCGGGTTCGCCGTCGGCGTCGCCAGTGTCCCGGTGCTCGACCGGGCATCCATCGCCGACGCGGTCGCCCGGCTGCTGGACCAGCACGTGGCCGGGATCGTGGTGATCGCGCCGGTGGTGTCGGCCAACGAGGCGCTCGACGACGTCCCGGACGACCTGCCGATGGCGGTGATCGACGGCGACCCGGCCCGCCCGTCGCGGCTGGTGACGGTCGACCAGCAGCTGGGGGCCCGCCTGGCGACGCGGTGCCTGTTGGCCGCGGGGCACGAGACCGTCTGGCACGTGTCCGGCCCACCGGACTGGTTCGACAGCGCGGAGCGCGTGGTGGGCTGGCGCCAGGCGCTGGTCGACGCCGGCGCCGAGGTGCCGCCCGTCCTCGCGGCGGACTGGTCGCTGGGCGCCGGTTTCGAGGCGGGGCAGCTGCTGGCGCGGATGCCGGAGGCTCGCGCGGTCTTCGCCGCCAACGACCACCTCGCGCTGGGCGTCATGAAGGCGCTGCGCCAGGCCGGATTGTCGGTGCCGGGCGACGTGAGCATCGTCGGGTTCGACGACATCCCGGAGGCGGGCTACGTCAGCCCGCCGTTGACGACCGTTCGCCCGGACTTCGAGGCCGTCGCCGAACAGGCCGTGCGCCTGTTGCTGGCGCAGCTGGACGACCCCTCCCCCGACGGGCTCCCGCGCCTCGCGCCGATCCCGCCCAGCCTGGTCGAGCGGGAGAGCGTCGCCCCGCCGGGGCGCGCCGCGCCGCGCCGCCGCGCGGGAGTCGCCCGCCGTTCCGGCGGCCGGTAG
- a CDS encoding NAD-dependent formate dehydrogenase, with amino-acid sequence MVKVLCVLYDDPVGGYPSLYARPDLPVLEAYPDGQRLPTPRAVDFTPGTLLGSVSGELGLRGFLESGGHSLVVTSDKDGAESVFDRELPDTDVVISQPFWPAYLTAERIAKAPKLKLAITAGIGSDHVDLDAAIAHGITVAEVTYCNSVSVAEHVVMMILSLVRNYLPSHQWVRSGGWNIADCVERSYDLEGMAVGTVAAGRIGLGVLRRLAPFGVKLHYTDRHRLPTDVERDLGLTFHPTTRDLVPVCDVVTINAPLHPETEGLFDDALIATMKRGAYLINTARAKICDRDAVVRALESGQLAGYAGDVWFPQPPAADHPWRTMPHHGMTPHISGSSLSAQARYAAGTREILECWLENRPIRDEYLIVQGGALAGVGAHSYTAGNATTGAPG; translated from the coding sequence ATGGTGAAGGTTCTTTGCGTTCTTTATGACGATCCGGTGGGTGGATATCCCAGCTTGTACGCCCGGCCGGACCTTCCGGTTCTCGAAGCCTATCCCGACGGGCAGCGGCTACCCACGCCGCGGGCGGTCGACTTCACCCCGGGGACGCTGCTGGGAAGTGTGTCGGGAGAGCTCGGCCTGCGTGGCTTCCTGGAAAGCGGCGGGCATTCACTGGTCGTCACCTCGGACAAGGACGGCGCGGAGTCCGTCTTTGACCGCGAGCTACCTGACACCGATGTCGTGATTTCCCAGCCCTTCTGGCCGGCGTACCTGACCGCCGAGCGGATCGCGAAGGCGCCGAAGCTGAAACTCGCGATCACCGCCGGGATCGGCTCCGACCACGTGGACCTGGACGCGGCTATCGCGCACGGAATCACCGTCGCCGAGGTCACCTACTGCAACAGCGTCAGCGTCGCCGAGCACGTGGTGATGATGATTCTCTCGCTGGTGCGGAACTACCTGCCGTCCCACCAGTGGGTGCGGTCCGGCGGATGGAACATCGCCGACTGCGTGGAACGCTCCTACGACCTGGAGGGCATGGCTGTCGGGACGGTCGCCGCCGGCCGGATCGGGCTGGGCGTGCTGCGCCGGCTGGCGCCCTTCGGCGTGAAGCTGCACTACACCGACCGGCACCGGCTGCCGACGGACGTCGAGCGGGACCTCGGGCTCACCTTCCATCCGACCACGCGGGACCTGGTGCCGGTCTGCGACGTCGTCACCATCAACGCGCCGCTGCACCCGGAGACGGAGGGTCTGTTCGACGACGCGCTCATCGCCACGATGAAGCGTGGCGCCTATCTGATCAACACCGCCCGTGCCAAGATCTGCGACCGGGACGCGGTGGTGCGGGCTCTGGAAAGCGGCCAACTCGCGGGCTACGCCGGCGACGTGTGGTTCCCCCAGCCGCCGGCCGCCGATCATCCGTGGCGGACGATGCCTCATCACGGGATGACACCGCACATCTCCGGCTCGTCCCTGTCCGCCCAGGCCCGCTACGCCGCCGGCACCCGCGAGATCCTCGAATGCTGGCTCGAGAACCGGCCGATCCGCGACGAGTACCTGATAGTCCAGGGCGGCGCGCTCGCCGGCGTCGGCGCTCATTCCTACACGGCGGGAAACGCGACCACGGGAGCGCCGGGCTGA
- the araA gene encoding L-arabinose isomerase, translating to MSLPALQHAVPVLSGATVWFLTGSQHLYGPETLEQVAAQSRRIADGLASDGTIPARVTWQPVLTDADTIAAVCQQANVDPSCVGVIAWMHTFSPAKMWIRGLEALDKPLLHLHTQANQALPWDSLDMDFMNLNQAAHGDREFGYIQTRLRLPRVTVVGHVEDPRTRHRVGRWARVAAARADLRGMRLVRFGDNMRGVAVTEGDKVAAEIRFGVAVNTHSVNDLVDVVDAVDDDAVDELTGVYDEQYDVAPELRADGERHGSLRYAARVEAGLRRFLTDGGYQAFTTNFEDLGGLRQLPGLAVQRLMADGYGFGGEGDWKTALLLRAVKVMGAGLPGGTSFMEDYTYHLGPGPQRILGAHMLEVCPTISAARPTAEIHPLSIGGRQDPVRLRFTAAPGPGLVVGICDLGGRFRLVANTIDVVEPDHELPRLPVACAVWAPRPDLPTSAECWLTAGGPHHTVLSTAVDVDMLDMFAGMTGVELALIDAETTVRSFGADLRLNDLYFSLDRRR from the coding sequence ATGTCGCTACCCGCCCTCCAGCACGCGGTGCCCGTCCTGTCCGGCGCCACGGTCTGGTTCCTGACGGGCAGCCAGCACCTGTACGGGCCCGAGACCCTCGAGCAGGTCGCGGCGCAGTCGCGCCGCATCGCCGACGGGCTGGCCAGCGACGGCACGATCCCGGCGCGGGTCACCTGGCAGCCGGTGCTGACCGACGCGGACACCATCGCCGCCGTCTGCCAGCAGGCCAACGTCGACCCGTCGTGCGTCGGGGTGATCGCCTGGATGCACACCTTCTCGCCGGCGAAGATGTGGATCCGCGGGCTGGAGGCGCTCGACAAGCCGTTGCTGCACCTGCACACGCAGGCCAACCAGGCGCTGCCCTGGGACAGCCTCGACATGGACTTCATGAACCTCAACCAGGCCGCCCATGGCGACCGGGAGTTCGGCTACATCCAGACCCGGCTGCGGCTGCCCAGGGTGACGGTCGTCGGGCATGTCGAGGACCCACGCACCCGCCACCGCGTCGGCCGCTGGGCCCGCGTCGCGGCCGCCCGCGCCGACCTGCGCGGGATGCGGCTCGTCCGCTTCGGCGACAACATGCGCGGCGTGGCCGTCACCGAGGGCGACAAGGTGGCGGCCGAGATCCGTTTCGGCGTCGCCGTCAACACCCACTCGGTGAACGACCTGGTCGACGTGGTGGACGCGGTCGACGACGACGCGGTCGACGAGCTCACCGGCGTCTACGACGAGCAGTACGACGTCGCCCCCGAGCTGCGCGCCGACGGCGAACGCCACGGGTCGCTGCGCTACGCGGCCCGGGTCGAGGCCGGGCTGCGCCGGTTCCTCACCGACGGCGGCTACCAGGCGTTCACCACCAACTTCGAGGATCTCGGCGGGCTGCGCCAGCTCCCCGGCCTGGCGGTGCAGCGGCTGATGGCCGACGGGTACGGTTTCGGCGGCGAGGGAGACTGGAAGACCGCCCTGCTGCTGCGCGCCGTCAAGGTCATGGGCGCGGGCCTGCCCGGCGGCACCTCCTTCATGGAGGACTACACGTACCACCTCGGCCCTGGGCCACAGCGCATCCTCGGCGCCCACATGCTGGAGGTCTGCCCCACGATCTCGGCGGCCCGCCCCACGGCCGAGATCCACCCGCTGAGCATCGGCGGGCGCCAGGATCCCGTCCGGCTCCGGTTCACCGCCGCACCCGGACCGGGCCTCGTGGTGGGGATCTGCGACCTCGGCGGCCGGTTCCGGCTCGTGGCCAACACCATCGACGTCGTCGAGCCCGACCACGAGCTGCCGAGGCTTCCGGTCGCCTGCGCGGTGTGGGCCCCGCGGCCGGACCTGCCGACCTCCGCCGAATGCTGGCTGACTGCCGGCGGCCCGCACCACACCGTCCTGTCCACCGCCGTGGACGTCGACATGCTGGACATGTTCGCCGGCATGACCGGCGTCGAGCTCGCGCTCATCGACGCCGAGACCACCGTCCGCTCCTTCGGCGCCGACCTGCGGCTGAACGACCTCTACTTCAGCCTCGACCGCCGCCGCTAG
- a CDS encoding M24 family metallopeptidase, translated as MSRVASESERVSRLLDAQTKASELLREVERRGLISAGRSEQRVSNDIRDLATQLFGVRQHWHKRIVRAGPNTLQPYDENPPDRVIGDDDIVFCDFGPVFDGWEGDYGRTFVLGDDPVKHRLRNDLSLVFEAGRRHFEDHPDITGEQLFAAVEKLAADAGWEYGSPLAGHLVGEFPHDRIPGNRVEYYITPGSQHPMRRTDSAGRPCHWILEIHLVDRERGFGGFYETLLDLGHTASPGLTDAIR; from the coding sequence ATGAGCCGCGTGGCCAGTGAATCCGAACGCGTCAGCCGACTGCTCGACGCACAGACTAAGGCGTCCGAGCTTCTTCGCGAGGTCGAACGTCGTGGCCTCATTTCCGCGGGCCGGAGCGAGCAACGTGTCAGTAACGACATCCGCGACCTCGCCACGCAGCTGTTCGGCGTGCGCCAGCACTGGCACAAACGCATCGTCCGGGCGGGTCCGAACACCCTCCAGCCATACGACGAGAATCCTCCCGACCGGGTGATCGGCGATGACGACATCGTGTTCTGCGATTTCGGCCCCGTTTTCGACGGATGGGAGGGCGACTACGGGCGGACCTTCGTCCTGGGCGACGACCCGGTCAAACATCGCCTGCGTAACGACCTGTCACTGGTGTTCGAGGCCGGGCGCCGCCACTTCGAGGATCACCCGGACATCACCGGGGAGCAGCTGTTCGCCGCGGTCGAGAAGCTCGCGGCCGACGCCGGCTGGGAATACGGGAGCCCACTCGCCGGCCACCTCGTGGGCGAGTTCCCGCACGACCGTATCCCCGGCAACCGCGTCGAGTACTACATCACGCCGGGAAGCCAGCACCCGATGCGCCGGACGGACTCCGCCGGGCGGCCGTGCCACTGGATCCTCGAGATCCACCTCGTCGACCGGGAGCGGGGGTTCGGCGGGTTCTACGAGACCCTGCTCGACCTCGGCCACACCGCTTCGCCCGGCCTCACCGACGCGATTCGATAA
- a CDS encoding FAS1-like dehydratase domain-containing protein: MEHIETLVTPELEAQRGVWTDERVSYPVSASDIRRWAIAVYWGETPPRIYWDEEYAKSTRWGGIIAPDDFNPFAWAVPVNDPRPAGAVPDRQAKKGENILNGGMTEKFGVKMRPGDVITARSRLTHWEERQGRHGLTLYTYVATEWTNQNGEIVKTRVKTTIRY; this comes from the coding sequence ATCGAACACATCGAAACGCTGGTCACGCCCGAACTCGAGGCCCAGCGTGGCGTATGGACCGACGAGCGGGTTTCATATCCGGTGTCGGCGTCCGACATCCGCAGGTGGGCCATCGCGGTGTACTGGGGCGAGACGCCGCCGCGAATCTACTGGGACGAGGAGTACGCCAAGTCGACCCGCTGGGGCGGGATCATCGCCCCAGACGACTTCAACCCCTTCGCCTGGGCCGTCCCGGTGAACGACCCGCGACCAGCGGGAGCCGTCCCGGACCGGCAGGCGAAGAAGGGCGAGAACATCCTCAACGGCGGTATGACCGAGAAGTTCGGCGTGAAGATGCGGCCGGGGGACGTCATCACCGCCCGATCCCGGCTGACCCACTGGGAGGAGCGCCAGGGCCGCCACGGGCTCACTCTCTACACGTACGTCGCGACCGAGTGGACCAACCAGAACGGCGAGATCGTCAAGACCCGGGTCAAGACGACGATCCGCTACTAG
- a CDS encoding L-ribulose-5-phosphate 4-epimerase has translation MTNQAPWPAVDEARDQLVDLHLSLVDNGLVAWTSGNVSARARDAHGREVLVIKPSGVDYTELTAQKMVVCDLYGTVVAGSLSPSSDTAAHAYVYRHRPDVGGVVHTHSPYACAWAARHEPIPCVLSAMADEFGGPIPVGPLTAIGDDSIGRGIVATLDGHRSPAVLLANHGVFTIGPTARAAVKAAVMCEDVARSVHFAHQLGIPKPIPPDLIDRFYHRYQNAYGQHDQPIASP, from the coding sequence ATGACCAACCAGGCGCCCTGGCCCGCCGTCGACGAGGCACGCGACCAGCTCGTCGACCTGCACCTGTCCCTCGTCGACAACGGCCTCGTCGCCTGGACCTCCGGCAACGTCTCGGCCCGCGCCCGCGACGCGCACGGCCGGGAGGTCCTGGTGATCAAGCCCTCCGGGGTCGACTACACCGAGCTGACGGCGCAGAAGATGGTCGTCTGCGACCTGTACGGCACCGTGGTGGCGGGCAGCCTCAGCCCGTCCAGCGACACCGCCGCGCACGCCTACGTCTACCGGCACCGCCCGGACGTGGGCGGCGTCGTGCACACCCACTCCCCCTACGCCTGCGCCTGGGCCGCCCGCCACGAACCCATCCCGTGCGTGCTGTCCGCCATGGCCGACGAGTTCGGCGGGCCCATCCCGGTCGGCCCGCTCACCGCGATCGGCGACGACTCCATCGGCCGTGGCATCGTCGCCACCCTCGACGGGCACCGCTCCCCGGCGGTGCTCCTGGCCAACCACGGCGTGTTCACCATCGGCCCGACCGCCCGCGCGGCCGTCAAGGCGGCGGTCATGTGCGAGGACGTCGCCCGCAGCGTCCACTTCGCCCATCAGCTCGGCATCCCGAAGCCGATCCCGCCCGACCTCATCGACCGGTTCTACCACCGCTACCAGAACGCCTACGGCCAGCACGACCAGCCGATCGCGTCCCCCTGA
- the araB gene encoding ribulokinase codes for MTATPDPALRDAYVVGIDFGTLSGRASVIRVRDGHELATSVHVYPDGVIERRLPGGRELPPDWALQNPRDWIAVLASAVPAAVRDAGVDPAEVLGIGTDFTACTVLPTTADGTPLCELPDYAGRPHAWPKLWKHHAAQPHADRVNALAHERGEPWIARYGGKISSEWQVAKALQVLEEDPEVYAATERWIEAADWIVWQLTGTETRNTCAAGYKGIFQDGAYPSRDFLAALDPAFADYPDTRLSTALLPLGAPAGSLTARAAGWTGLAAGTVVAAGNVDAHVSAPAVGVTEPGHMLAVMGTSTCHVMSADTLADVPGMCGVVDGGIIAGRYGYEAGQSGVGDIFAWWAEHHVPDSYRLAARAAGESLHQYLTELTAIDPVGSHGLLALDWMNGNRSVLVDHTLSGVIVGLTLATRPEHVYRALLEATAFGTRRILDAFRDAGVPVREFYAAGGLVQNATLMRLYADVLGYPIHVAATSQAPALGSAIHAAVAAGAYPDVPAAAAAMSRVDRDAYLPDPARHAAYTRLYDEYRALHDYFGATTAGTGGVLHRLRALRDEALRAAASRGEAPGGEARRGFARPPADDPAFPDPAFPDPAPLARTIATTAASPHPTSATGDPR; via the coding sequence ATGACCGCCACTCCCGATCCCGCACTCCGGGACGCGTACGTCGTCGGCATCGACTTCGGCACGCTGTCCGGGCGCGCCAGCGTGATCCGGGTCCGCGACGGACACGAGCTGGCGACCTCCGTGCACGTCTACCCCGACGGCGTGATCGAGCGCCGGCTTCCGGGCGGCCGGGAGCTGCCGCCGGACTGGGCGCTGCAGAACCCGCGCGACTGGATCGCCGTCCTCGCCAGCGCCGTCCCCGCCGCCGTGCGCGACGCGGGAGTGGACCCGGCCGAGGTGCTCGGCATCGGCACCGACTTCACCGCCTGCACCGTGCTTCCGACGACCGCGGACGGCACGCCGCTGTGCGAGCTGCCGGACTATGCCGGCCGGCCGCACGCCTGGCCGAAGCTCTGGAAGCACCACGCGGCCCAGCCACACGCCGACCGGGTCAACGCCCTCGCCCACGAGCGCGGCGAGCCCTGGATCGCCCGGTACGGCGGGAAGATCTCCAGCGAGTGGCAGGTGGCCAAGGCGCTGCAGGTCCTCGAGGAGGACCCCGAGGTCTACGCCGCCACCGAGCGCTGGATCGAGGCGGCCGACTGGATCGTCTGGCAGCTCACCGGGACGGAGACCCGCAACACCTGCGCCGCCGGGTACAAGGGGATATTCCAGGACGGCGCCTACCCCAGCCGGGACTTCCTCGCCGCGCTCGATCCCGCGTTCGCCGACTACCCGGACACGCGCCTGTCGACCGCGCTGCTTCCGCTCGGCGCCCCGGCCGGGAGCCTGACGGCCCGCGCCGCCGGGTGGACCGGTCTGGCCGCCGGCACCGTCGTCGCGGCCGGCAACGTGGACGCCCACGTCAGCGCTCCCGCGGTCGGGGTCACCGAGCCCGGGCACATGCTCGCGGTGATGGGCACCTCCACCTGCCACGTCATGTCCGCGGACACGCTCGCCGACGTGCCCGGCATGTGCGGCGTCGTCGACGGCGGCATCATCGCGGGCCGCTACGGCTACGAGGCCGGCCAGTCCGGCGTCGGCGACATCTTCGCCTGGTGGGCGGAGCACCACGTCCCCGACTCCTACCGCCTCGCTGCCCGGGCCGCCGGTGAGTCCCTGCACCAGTACCTCACCGAGCTGACCGCCATCGACCCGGTCGGTAGCCACGGGCTGCTCGCTCTGGACTGGATGAACGGCAACCGGTCGGTCCTCGTCGACCACACGCTGTCCGGGGTGATCGTCGGCCTGACGCTGGCGACCCGCCCCGAGCACGTCTACCGCGCGCTGCTGGAAGCCACCGCGTTCGGCACCCGCCGGATCCTCGACGCCTTCCGCGACGCCGGCGTGCCCGTCCGGGAGTTCTACGCCGCCGGCGGACTGGTCCAGAACGCCACCCTCATGCGGCTCTACGCCGACGTCCTCGGCTACCCGATCCACGTCGCCGCGACCAGCCAGGCCCCGGCGCTCGGCTCCGCCATCCACGCCGCCGTCGCGGCCGGCGCCTATCCGGACGTGCCCGCCGCCGCGGCCGCCATGAGCCGGGTGGACCGCGACGCCTACCTCCCGGACCCGGCCCGGCACGCCGCCTACACCCGCCTCTACGACGAATACCGCGCGCTGCACGACTACTTCGGCGCCACCACCGCCGGAACGGGCGGTGTGCTGCACCGCCTGCGTGCCCTGCGCGACGAGGCCCTGCGTGCCGCGGCCTCGCGCGGCGAGGCCCCGGGCGGCGAGGCCCGGCGCGGCTTCGCGAGGCCGCCGGCGGACGATCCGGCGTTCCCCGATCCGGCGTTCCCCGATCCGGCACCGCTCGCGCGCACGATCGCGACGACGGCGGCCAGCCCACACCCGACCAGCGCGACCGGAGACCCACGATGA
- a CDS encoding MaoC/PaaZ C-terminal domain-containing protein: MAHNVYFEDVEVGQEIPAFQRRTDVMNWNRFAAVNDEFFYVHMDDEAGKAAGQGAAFGMGNLRWAYVLNALRAWIGDEAEIRELGMQFRAINHKNDVLTTIGVVTGKKQENGENLVALDINVVNQDGVGTSPGHAVVSLPARE, encoded by the coding sequence ATGGCGCACAACGTCTACTTCGAGGACGTCGAGGTCGGCCAGGAGATCCCGGCGTTCCAGCGCAGGACCGACGTCATGAACTGGAACCGGTTCGCGGCCGTCAACGACGAGTTCTTCTACGTCCACATGGACGACGAGGCGGGGAAGGCGGCCGGGCAGGGCGCGGCGTTCGGCATGGGCAACCTGCGCTGGGCCTACGTGCTCAACGCGCTGCGGGCCTGGATCGGTGACGAGGCGGAAATCCGTGAGCTCGGCATGCAGTTCCGGGCGATCAACCACAAGAACGACGTCCTCACCACCATCGGCGTGGTGACCGGGAAGAAGCAGGAGAACGGGGAGAACCTTGTAGCCCTGGACATCAACGTGGTCAACCAGGACGGAGTCGGGACCTCTCCAGGTCACGCGGTCGTGTCCCTGCCCGCCCGGGAGTGA
- a CDS encoding DUF7065 domain-containing protein, whose translation MGLDAGDEVFHHGEDPYWRESVWFHFSVPARNLIGFVYFFYDPRTGVPGGGPAIWDPSGEETYDCLFYDWRWLQPTAEHLDFAHVELPNSLRHEVLDPMRHYRLSYSNLGLELDLEWTALMEPHEIRNDPMSIVSGARHFDQPGRCTGSLVLHGERIAVDSFSLRDRTWGPHRPGATRAGDYLWAIASPDSHWHAITLGTDEPGVETVRNGYLFRDGVLGDLVSGSRRVLERRGDVPARVALDAVDEHGRELRAVGEIRTALRWFGWPGRLAYWTLTDWQWDGQQGWGENQEFHPLAHVRALRAASKKAPA comes from the coding sequence GTGGGGCTTGATGCCGGCGACGAGGTCTTCCATCACGGCGAGGACCCCTACTGGCGCGAAAGCGTCTGGTTCCATTTCTCGGTTCCGGCGCGGAACCTGATCGGGTTCGTCTACTTCTTCTACGATCCGCGCACCGGCGTCCCGGGCGGTGGCCCAGCGATCTGGGATCCCAGCGGCGAGGAGACCTACGACTGCCTCTTCTACGACTGGCGCTGGCTGCAACCGACGGCCGAGCACCTCGACTTCGCCCATGTCGAACTGCCGAACAGCCTCCGCCACGAGGTCCTCGACCCGATGCGGCACTACCGGCTGTCGTACTCGAACCTCGGCCTCGAGCTCGACCTCGAGTGGACGGCGCTCATGGAACCACACGAGATCCGCAACGATCCGATGTCGATCGTGAGCGGGGCCCGTCACTTCGACCAGCCAGGTCGGTGCACCGGCTCGTTGGTCCTGCACGGTGAGCGCATCGCCGTCGACTCCTTCTCGCTGCGCGACCGGACCTGGGGGCCGCACCGTCCGGGCGCCACCCGCGCAGGCGACTACCTCTGGGCCATCGCGTCGCCCGACTCGCACTGGCACGCGATCACCCTCGGCACCGACGAGCCCGGGGTCGAGACCGTCCGCAACGGCTACCTTTTCCGCGACGGAGTCCTGGGCGATCTCGTCAGCGGAAGCCGACGCGTGCTCGAACGACGGGGGGACGTACCGGCCCGGGTCGCGCTGGACGCCGTCGACGAACACGGACGCGAGCTGCGGGCGGTCGGGGAGATCCGGACGGCCCTGCGCTGGTTCGGCTGGCCGGGTCGACTCGCCTACTGGACCCTCACCGACTGGCAGTGGGACGGCCAACAGGGCTGGGGTGAGAACCAGGAGTTCCACCCGCTCGCCCACGTCCGGGCGCTGCGAGCCGCGAGCAAGAAGGCACCAGCATGA
- a CDS encoding nuclear transport factor 2 family protein yields the protein MDRIDRLEAIEEIRSLKARYFRYMDSKLWDELASVFTEDMKVITPRGDVWMEGGANYAASLRSSLTTAVSCHQGLTGEIEILDEGHATGIWAMQDVIEWADRHPREGWKSILGRGHYHETYRKEGGSWRIATLTLTRLRLDIEWPRDTTVGAISGA from the coding sequence ATGGACAGGATCGACCGGCTGGAGGCGATCGAGGAGATCCGCAGCCTCAAGGCCCGCTACTTCCGTTACATGGACTCCAAGCTCTGGGACGAGCTGGCGTCAGTGTTCACGGAGGACATGAAGGTCATCACCCCGCGCGGTGACGTGTGGATGGAAGGTGGCGCGAACTACGCCGCGAGCCTCCGATCCAGTCTCACGACCGCCGTGTCGTGCCACCAGGGTCTGACGGGAGAGATCGAGATCCTCGACGAGGGGCACGCCACCGGCATCTGGGCGATGCAGGACGTCATCGAGTGGGCAGACCGGCACCCACGCGAGGGCTGGAAAAGCATTCTGGGTCGCGGTCATTACCACGAGACGTACCGCAAGGAGGGGGGCAGCTGGCGGATCGCCACGCTGACCCTGACCCGGCTGCGGCTGGACATCGAGTGGCCGCGGGACACGACCGTTGGAGCGATCAGTGGGGCTTGA